The following nucleotide sequence is from Ferroacidibacillus organovorans.
CTGACAGTAGAAGCGGTTCGCAATGTGGCTAAAGTGGCCGCTGTCGGCGCGGGCATCCACGGGGTGCCAGGGGTGATGGCGCGCATTGTCATGGCGCTTACCGAGCGGGGGATCGAAATTCTTCAATCGGCCGACTCCAATACAACCATTTGGTGCCTCGTCCACGAAAAAGATGTTGCAGAGGCCGTCCGCGCGATTCACGATCAATTTGATTTGCACACACAAGGAGGGGTCTGACGTGTTTGGACGCGTACTGACCGCGATGGTGACGCCGTTTAATGAGCGGCTTGAACTCGATTTGTCGCGCTTACAAACCTTAATCGACCATCTGATCGAGACTGGCACGACGGCACTGGTCGTTTCGGGCACGACGGGAGAGTCGCCTGTTCTTACACATGATGAGAAACTCGCCCTGTTTGAAGCGTCTGTCAGGCTTGCACGCGGTCGCGTTCCAGTGATTGCGGGAACGGGACTCAACAGCACACAGGCATCCATCGAACTGACAAGAGAGGTTGACGCGCTCGGCGTACATGGCTTTCTTTTTGTGGCGCCTTATTACAACAAGCCCTCGCAAGAAGGGCTCTATCGACATTTTGAGGCGCTTGCTGCGGCAACAGATAAGCCGGTCATCCTTTACAATATTCCATCGCGAACGGGTGTCAATATCGATCCACAGACGGTCATCCGCCTGTCAACGGTTCCAAACATCGTCGGCATCAAGGAATCGAGCGGGGATCTCACACAGGTGTCCCGCATCCTTGAAGGCACGGATGACGATTTCATCATGTACAGCGGCGATGACAAAATGACACTCCCGATCCTTGCGCTTGGCGGTCACGGCGTTGTCAGTGTCGCATCGCATGTTGTAGGCGCGCGCATGGCGCGCCTGGTCGACGCTTTTTTTGAAGGTGATCTAAAGCAGGCGCGCGAACAACATCACGCACTTTTGCCGCTTTTTGAAGAGCTGTTCCGCTCGCCGAGTCCGGCGCCTGTCAAATCAGCGCTCGCAATGCTTGGACTCACCGTCGGCGGCGTCCGCCTTCCTTTGGTCGATCTTACGCCAGTGCAGCGAACAGAGCTGCGCAGGCAGCTTTCCATGGTTGTTTCTTTGCCCTCGTTTCATTAATTTTTTAATTGAGACAAAGATTGGCGAGCGCGAGTTGTGAGCGCTCGCCTTTGTCATGTATAATCAAATCACCATGAACGGAACGGTAGCTTTGCGGAGAATGAATATGGACGAGGATGGTGGGTGTGCGCCTGTCTTTAATTCAACATTGCATGGACGGATACGCTCGCCTCGCCATCTCACGCACTGCATGTGGCGAATGACGTATGGGAGCGATAGGGCTCATTCGTAAGCGCTCATGGTTTTACTTTTTGGAGGTGCACAGTTGAGCAAAAATTATTCAAACAAATTATCGATCGTTCCGCTCGGCGGAATTGGCGAGATTGGCAAAAACATGACCGCATATTCGTATGGGAATGACATGATCGTCGTCGATGCGGGTCTTAAGTTTCCAGATGAGGAGATGCTAGGGATTGACATTGTCATTCCGGATATTTCCTATTTGACAGATAACAAGCAACGCTTGCGCGGCATTTTTATCACACACGGCCATGAAGACCACATTGGCGGATTGCCTTATGTGCTTAAAAGCCTGCAGGTGCCCGTTTACGCCACGCGCCTGACGCTTGGCCTCATTGAGGGGAAACTGCGCGAACACGGTATCCTTGATCAATCCAAGTTGATCCCGATTACCAATGAGAGTGAAGTGACGCTTGGAAACTTCAAGGTGTCCTGCTTTCGCGTGAATCACAGCATTCCGGATTCGGTTGGTTTTGCCATTGACACGCCAGAAGGTGTCGTCGTTCAGACGGGTGACTTTAAATTTGACCAAACACCAGTCGATGGGATTCACGCGGATTACGCAAAAATGACGGCACTTGGTGAACGAGGCGTACTCGCGCTGCTTTCAGACAGCACGAACGCAGAACGCCCAGGGTTCACGCCTTCTGAGCGAAGCGTCGGCGCAACGATAGAGCGCGTGTTTCAATCGGCGCCAGGACGCGTCATTCTCGCGACGTTTGCGTCAAACATCCACCGCGTGCAGCAGGTCATCCGCGCGGCGGAGCGCAATGGTCGGAAAGTGGCGATTGTCGGGCGCAGCATGGTGAACAACGTCACTGTGGCAAAAGATTTGGGATACCTAGAGGTTGAGCCGGACACTTTGATTGAGCTCGAAGAGTTGTCGCGCTATGAGACACACGAGGTTGCGCTTTTGACGACAGGTTCGCAGGGTGAGCCGATGTCCGCGCTTACCAGGATGGCGCGCGCGACGCATCGCAAGGTTGAGATTTATTCTGGAGATACGGTGATTATCGCTTCATCACCCATCCCGGGAAACGAGAAGTCGATTTCAAGGACGATCGATTTGCTTCAGCGCATTGGTGCGGATGTGATTTATCAACCTGGATCTGGAGTTCATGTGTCTGGTCACGGCAGTCAGGAAGAACTCAAGTTGATGCTCAATTTTATTCGGCCAAAGTATTTCGTCCCTGTTCACGGAGAGTTTCGGATGCTCAGAAAGCACGCAGAATTGGCAGTGGCAACGGGCGTTGACCCGGATCAAATTTTTATGCTCGAATTGGGCGATGTGTTCGAGATCCAGGATGGTGCGCCACGTGTGAGCGGCAAGGTGACGGCAGGCGCGATTCTGATCGACGGGCTTGGCGTGGGGGATGTCGGGAACATCGTGTTGCGTGATCGGAAGCTTTTGTCTCAAGACGGAATTCTCGTCGTTGTTTTGACCATGTCGAAGCAGACGGGACAACTGTTGTCGGGCCCCGATATCATTTCCCGCGGTTTTGTCTATGTCCGGGAGTCGGAAGAGCTGCTTGATGAGGCGAATCGGTTGGTCGCAGCGACGCTTCAGCGATTGATGACGGACCGCGTGAGTGACTGGTCAGGTTTGAAAATGGGTGTGCGCGATGCACTGACGCGTTTTCTTTACGAGCAGACGCGGCGGCGACCGATGGTGTTGCCGATTATTATGGAAGTCTAGGCGTCTTTTGGTGGACGAAAAAGAGAGGATCTCGCGCAGATCCTCTTTTTTTTGGGTGGGTTTGGTTTGGCGTGACAGGATAGCGCCTTTTATTCGAGCCATACTACATAGAGATCGCGCAGAAAAGCTCGCGCAGATGGTGACGGATATTTGTGAGGAGTGAGCCGACGTGTACCAAGAAACACCGCCACACCCTATGGAACCGGATTTTTCAGAACATCCGAACGGCGATTCGCCACTGAAGGATGGGACGGTTGCGGATAACATCGAACGTTTGGGTCAGACCAACCCTGTATCAGATGAGTCCAATATTTACTGTCTGACGATTGTCGGTCAGGTGGAAGGACACATGGTGCTCCCTCCGCAGAACAAAACGACGAAATATGAACATATCATTCCGCAGTTGGTGGCGGCAGAACAGAGTGAACGAATTGAGGGTGTGCTCATTATTTTGAACACTGTGGGCGGCGATGTGGAGGCAGGACTTGCGATTGCCGAAATGATCTCGTCTCTCTCAAAGCCAAAAGTCACCCTCGTACTCGGAGGCGGACACTCCATTGGTGTGCCGATCGCGGTGGCGAGTGACTACTCTTTTATTGCTGAAACGGCGACCATGACCATTCACCCGATACGCTTGAACGGTTTGGTAATCGGTGTCCCCCAGAGCTTTGAGTACTTAGAAAAAATGCAGGAGCGCGTGACTCGATTTATCACGACCCACTCCCGTATTACAGAGGGGACACTGCGGGACCTGATGCTTCGCACAGGGGAACTCGCGCGCGACATCGGGACT
It contains:
- the dapA gene encoding 4-hydroxy-tetrahydrodipicolinate synthase, which encodes MFGRVLTAMVTPFNERLELDLSRLQTLIDHLIETGTTALVVSGTTGESPVLTHDEKLALFEASVRLARGRVPVIAGTGLNSTQASIELTREVDALGVHGFLFVAPYYNKPSQEGLYRHFEALAAATDKPVILYNIPSRTGVNIDPQTVIRLSTVPNIVGIKESSGDLTQVSRILEGTDDDFIMYSGDDKMTLPILALGGHGVVSVASHVVGARMARLVDAFFEGDLKQAREQHHALLPLFEELFRSPSPAPVKSALAMLGLTVGGVRLPLVDLTPVQRTELRRQLSMVVSLPSFH
- a CDS encoding ribonuclease J, coding for MSKNYSNKLSIVPLGGIGEIGKNMTAYSYGNDMIVVDAGLKFPDEEMLGIDIVIPDISYLTDNKQRLRGIFITHGHEDHIGGLPYVLKSLQVPVYATRLTLGLIEGKLREHGILDQSKLIPITNESEVTLGNFKVSCFRVNHSIPDSVGFAIDTPEGVVVQTGDFKFDQTPVDGIHADYAKMTALGERGVLALLSDSTNAERPGFTPSERSVGATIERVFQSAPGRVILATFASNIHRVQQVIRAAERNGRKVAIVGRSMVNNVTVAKDLGYLEVEPDTLIELEELSRYETHEVALLTTGSQGEPMSALTRMARATHRKVEIYSGDTVIIASSPIPGNEKSISRTIDLLQRIGADVIYQPGSGVHVSGHGSQEELKLMLNFIRPKYFVPVHGEFRMLRKHAELAVATGVDPDQIFMLELGDVFEIQDGAPRVSGKVTAGAILIDGLGVGDVGNIVLRDRKLLSQDGILVVVLTMSKQTGQLLSGPDIISRGFVYVRESEELLDEANRLVAATLQRLMTDRVSDWSGLKMGVRDALTRFLYEQTRRRPMVLPIIMEV
- a CDS encoding ClpP family protease, which codes for MEPDFSEHPNGDSPLKDGTVADNIERLGQTNPVSDESNIYCLTIVGQVEGHMVLPPQNKTTKYEHIIPQLVAAEQSERIEGVLIILNTVGGDVEAGLAIAEMISSLSKPKVTLVLGGGHSIGVPIAVASDYSFIAETATMTIHPIRLNGLVIGVPQSFEYLEKMQERVTRFITTHSRITEGTLRDLMLRTGELARDIGTTVVGPDAVQYGLINEIGGLGLAMAKLRQLIGEYRGMRVGVEMTQ